The Lagopus muta isolate bLagMut1 chromosome 6, bLagMut1 primary, whole genome shotgun sequence sequence AGTGGGAGAAGGGAGAGCAAGAGGGCAGTGtgagctgtgcccagctgcGGGCAGCACATCTGGAACTGCAGGGCACAGGGacacagggaggtgggagcAGGTCCCGGCGCTCGGCCGGCCGAGGGGCCCAGCTCATTGCTGGCCTTGGGCCAACCGCAGGaacccagcacagagcactgcgGCGTCTATTTCAAGAGAGACCAAGAAAGCTCCAGAGCATATTTGCGGGGTGAGTTGAACGCAGGAAGGTTTCCAATTCTCATAAAGAGGGCAGATAGCATAGATGTGTCTCATCTGTATGCGAGAGGCTGGgttgccttttttccttatCGGGAAATAGGGGAGGAATTGGGAATACAGCTTTCACAAAGATGCTGGAGGGAGACAGAGACTTAGTTAAGCAGctcagaatcagagaatgacttggaagagacctcaaggaccatcaaGCTGCAGGCCATGCTTTGAGTTCGGACATAGCTCATGTAGGCAAATGAgctccccccctctcccccccccagaCACTCATTTCCCCCCTCGTGCCACCAGTTCTATTGAGATAGAGAGGGAACTGCAATGGGGAACCGATCcagacaaaaaaacaaccccccaGGGAAACAAAAAGTTTGTCGTTTGACCCTGTACATTGTTAACCCACTCGTGCCTTTTGACAAGGGAGAAGGCACACACAAAGAGCTGCAACAACGTGGCAGGGAGAAAGGAACCCACAGAGCTCAAGGTGACACCATCAGGAACAAACTTACATCCCCAGCAATAGCTGAGATACACCTGATGTTTTGGTACTAGTGTGTTCAAATACAGTAGTATAGGCAAAGTAGTCACTTTTATAATCatatctttttaatatattctcCAGGACAGTAGACTTTCAATCTTCAggctttcaattaaaaaatatatgctgAATTCTATTTTCTCCATGAACTGAATATATTAAATAGCATAGTCCCCCAGTAAAAGTACAAATTCATAGAATTCTGTGATATTCTATTCAAATCAAGATTCCTTCATGGACCTGGTAGcaacaaatacacaaatgtaAATATTCTTTGAATTAGCAAGTTGCCAATAAGTATTTACaagtatacacacacacacttaaaCACTTGGATATCTCTTTGAGTATCTTTGATACTGAAGAAGCTTGACAGCTTTTGTTATATCTTAAAGCTCATTTCAGGTCTTTGTGAAGTCTCTCTTTTCAAATTGCAATAATCCTGAAAGCTAATATCTAGGTTAGCTACTAACAACTCTCAGGGCTGCCACTGACACCACTGCcacaatgaggaaaaaagcagaacagagagagatcctctaaaaataaaaatagcaaaacactTCTAAAATAGTGTCACTGTTTCTTTCTGGCTATGCTTTGTCCAATGCAATGCATATGCACATCCAACCATAAAGATCCTTAAGTTTTTCAAGGGTCTTATATGCTAAATCTCCAAACAGTGCAGgaaaggaatagaaaggaaCTACGTTAACATGACCAAGAAGTACAAATTTcttaaaggaaacagaattctGACTTAAGTGTTTTTGCTTCCCCTTCGTTATCTTTCAAGTAACAGTAAGACTTCTAGGATATCATAACTGCAATTGTTTTTTTGTCAGAtgtgcttttgttctgtttccacAGAGAACACTTTTTCTCACAGTAGGAGGGCTGAACCACCACCACTTCACATCCCCACTGACACTGTCCTGTTCTGTCCTCAAGAGCTTGGCACCCACCCCTTCTTCTCTGCATACTTTCACATTACCATAAACATTCTCTACTGCATCTATTTGCAAGCAAGGcatcttgtttttgcttttgtaacttCGATTTGTTCTCCTGCACTCCTCAATCACCTGTTGGGCTATTTAagtcattctgtttttctctgattaAATACAAGTAGATCCACTCTAAGCTTTCCTGCAGTGCAGTCCATGCACTTTCTGAGCCTTATTCTAGATATGCAAACCTGCGAACAACAAGgcactgcttttgttctgtaagaatgggaaaaagaatTCATTTAAGTTCAGTAGGAACAACAAGCTTTCCTTGAACGGATACTACAATACAGCCTataattgaaaaacaaagggaTTACAGAGTGTTTGTAAAGTTAGATAGTTCACATAAATACCACCATTCACAGTTCCTAAATTTAACTTTTGTAGTTGACAGGTCTACTCATGCTAGGAAGTTATTTTGGTTGTTCTTTTGATGAATCACTTTTGGGTCAAGTTCACACCAAGACACCTTAGAGAATGGCTCTTGACCAGAAGCATTTCTAAATTACTGTTAGACTTTCCCCGTATTCCAGAATGCTCTTTTACTTTGCACAAGTCACCTCCTCCTTTTCAACAAGATCTTTAACTATTCaatgctgtgccatgctctCCTAGTGCAAGAACACCATCTGCACTATTAACTTGTGGCACTGTGAGCTAATCACATGGGTTGAGAGCTCTCCCAGCCAAGCTAAGTCACTCTGGTCTCACAGGCATCTACAGGACTTGATCCACTCCAGGCTTCCCCTCTGTGCTACCTTTAGGATGttttcccctctgcttcccTTTGCACAGCTCTGATTCTGTCTCTCCACCAGACCCTTCCAGCCTTTGCCCTCCCCCCTCTGCCACCAAGCCTTTCCACTCCTCCAGCTCACCCTGTACCATCAGGCTCTTCAGTCAACTCCCCAGCACCCTCTAGCTCTCCCTCACTTCTCTTGGCTGCTTTTCCCAGTTCAGTCATAGCTGATATCTTAAGTGAGAACCTGAAAGTCAGAGAAATTGTGTGCAGTGTATTAGCCCCCAGTCCTTCTACCACAGCAAGTGCTTAACTACTTCACTGCTGCAGGTGGTCAAATACTTTATGGATCCTTCTAATCCCCTTCTACCACTGAATCCAGCACTGAGAGTGCTACAGAAGCCATCCTGGTTATTCTTTGAACTCTTACACAGTGAGCTTCAGTCCAGCTTGGGATAGGAAGTATGTAACAAAATTCTAGTAATAGAGAAGCTTGGAATAAACTCAAGAGCTGGAGTGCATCAACATCAGCAGTACTTTTAATTCCAGTGCTGTTAGGGACCCAGCTGACTTCAGCACCTTCAAGAAAACTTAAGACTGAGCAGTTCCAGCAAAATGCTGCAGGCCCACGCTGCAACTGAAGCAGCATCTGAGAGCCAGCAGCGAGCTCAGGcctgcagccctgtggctgGGGCCTTCCCCACTCCCTTGTCTTAGAGGAAATGCATGCTGAACTGACAAGAGAAATTCTGATTCACATTTAAAACTGAATCAAAACAAGACTACTGGTACTCAGTTTgatatagatagatataaaGGAGATTCTGAACTGTTTTAATTTATCTAAACAGTCTTTTGAAGATCAACACTCTGTTAATTCCTGAGAAACAAGGGATcagctcctggctcctgctCTCAGCCCCACCACTGACACACAAGCTGGTTGAAATCACTTCCTTCTCCATGGCTCGGTAGAAGGCCGCATCACTACCGTGGTTGGTAAAGTGAGATCTGCTGGGAGAAAGTACAACTAGCCTTTATTTTGTAATAGTTCCTCCTACCATTTCATATTAGGATCCTACTGCCCCCCATTAAAAACCATACACTTAACATTTAGACAGCTGGTGCCTATGAGTCAAAGCCAGTTGTTGTCTCCAAGGCCAAACTGCCCCACTGAATTGATGTCAGGTGGTACttagcagtatttttaaatagagtTAAATTAAGAGACAAGCTACACAGATTAGGGCTATACTAGAATCAGAAAGAAATCGTTAAAGGCATTAAATGTCTTTACATTTATTAAACAAACTCTGCAGTCTTTTCTTGTTATATTCTtgttgaaaaacagaacattcaGAAAGTAtcatgaaaacaagaaacaaaaaatctaaGGTTGACATGAGCCAcactccccttcccctcccacccAAGCAATGGGACTATCTACACACCCATCCCACTTTTGACTTCCCAACAAAAGCAACAAGGCACCCATTTACAGCTAAGCTGAGAAATGAAGTCTTCAACGCACACTGTCATTCTGCGCCCCTAGCAGTCCACCACAGCACGTCCTTCCTTGTGTATTACGATAAGCAGGTTATACAGACCCACGTGGATAAGGACTGCCAGCAAAAGGCCAATGTCAGTCACAGGGCAGAAGCACCCATTACAGTTCTGCTAAAATTTCAAGTCTGGACAACGACCGCTCTGCTGGAAACTCCCCAGTCACCACGACAGTCAGTAACTCCCTTTCCCTTTGTGCACACCAGTCCAATTCTGCAAGGTTTCACTGAGCCTATGTGCTCTGACCACTGGGATGCGAATTTCAACACAGCCAAGAAGCTGAGCATCGGGACAGCCGGTTCTGCCCTTACAGCAGTCAGACAGCAAAGGATTATTTCTtggcattgttttttttccttttgaaaattaattttgggATTATGAACAATTATGCTCTTGCGTATTAATTGCTGTGATCTAAAATTTTCACATGAAGAAACAACACGTGGAAATATTAAAGCACTCATCTTACGGACGTGGATCCGAGAACTGTTTAATAGCAGTCAGTGAAGGGGTAACATTGTGCTTTTAAtctacagtttaaaaataatgatttgtaTATCTACTtagtaaaacaataaaattaagAACAGAAACTGATATTaggaaacagtgaaaatgtaataattaaACACATGAAGCTTTTCAAAGCTATATACTTAATGAGCCTAGACACCTATGATTAAGAgggtcttaaaaaaaaataataaaaaagacttgttttcaatttttttttttttttaatttttgtctaCTATACTGTATGCCTTGCTTTGGTGTTCTCTCTGCTGCCAACTTAATGCTTTAACAGTATGATTATGCTTATGTTCTTTTCAAATGCTTGGCATTATAGTGAGATCTCATATCTTTTCTCAAATTAAATTTTGCTCCACATACTCCACATGTATACAGATGAACATCCATGTGCTGCTCCAGTTGCTCATTATTTGGGAATATCTGAAAGCAGACCTGGCATATAGTCTCTCCAGCTGATAAGTGAGATATCATATGCCGTACATGGtcatgttttctgaagtttcctTGATCACAAATGGAACAGACATACCTGGCCATTCCTTTGTGCATATCATTGTGGAGCCGCAACTGGCGCTCTCTTAAGAACTGCTTCCCACATGTCTGACaaacaaactgtttttccttGGTATGAACAGTATAGTGTTCCCTCAAGTGACAACGCTGATAAAATCCTTTCCCACAAAGATTGCAGAAATGCTTACGTCTGTGATctctttcattctcttccaTCATGGAATTCTTGAACAGATCTTGCTCCAGGCAGTTGGACATATGTTCAACCACTAggttttcagtttcaaaacGCTGCCCGCAATTAGGACATCGGAAAGGACAGGCAGAATGCTTATATAACTGCTTTTTTTGAAGGCTGTTCATTTGGAAATGACTGTCCCTGAAGTCTTCCAGCATGTCTGCAAACATCATGTCCCTTATTTCCGACTGCTCCTCGGGGTTTTCTTCCAAGTCCATTTTTTCCTCGGAATTTCTGATACCATTCATGGTCAGGTCCTGGGGTTCTCCACAGGTCTGTGCATGATCCTGTAACTGCTTGCCCTTGACCAGTATTTGACCACACTTGCCACAGGCACATATATTTTCTATGTGTTTGGATAAATAATGAGAGGACAAATCCTCCTCGGTGATTGTTAGCCCACAAAGTTCACAGGGAGCGTTCTCCACATCTTCCTGGACGGAGGGAGCTTTCCTGTTAAGGTGCCGCGGACTCTTTAAACACCTCCTTTCATCCTCATCCATGGATAAACGGGGTTTTAAAGTCTTCCGagcatttctcttctctctcatcTCTTCCTCAACGTAGTACCTGTAAAGTGGCTCTTCCTGCTCGTCATCTAGGTCATCGTTATCAGAAGACTCGTTGCAGTCCTTATCTGTCACCTTGATAATATTATAATCTTTCAGCTCGTCTGCAGGACTGTCCTCCGGTTCCATCTTGATGACAATCCTCTTCCTCTCAGAGGCTCGACTTCCTTCTTCACCTGATGTTTCGGATGCCACcgtgctgcttttcctgcttgtaATGTTGGACACGGGAGAGGACGACTCATCGACAACTTGGCTGGAATCccctttgtatttttctgtttgcgTAGAGATTATTTTAGAAGCAGAGTCCTTTTCATTAAAGTCTATTTTTTCGGCACCGTAGTATCTGGCACTTTGGTACGAATGCCTGTTGGTGCACGATAACACGTGCTCATCCAGTAACTTTTCACAGCTAAAACTGAACCCGCAGCTGTCGCAGGTGAAGCTTCTTCCGAAGCGGCGTGAGTGAGACACACGCTCTTTTGTGTGAGAGTATTTGGACGTGGTGCTTTTTTTGCAGACATCAAACAGTTGTTCGGGGAAACTGCTGAGCTGCAAAGCTTCTTCATCGGGCTCTTTGTTATGGGATGTATTGACTGTCGAACTTGGCGGCTCCATGCCCCACCTGTTTGTTTCGCTGCCATTTCGAGCAAGCGTGTCTTCGTACATTCGCACACCAAATATCATTTTACTGTTCTGGGTGCTGGAAGCAGAAGAAGAGCATTTTAAACTAGATGAGTCTGTATCCTGTATATCTTCCAGACACTCAGGTACGTTATAGAGCTGTAAATAGTTCATGGCCACTTTAAATTGCTCAAAATTGGCAGGGGCGGTCATAATTTTTCCTAAATACATGAACTGTAAAATAAGATCAAAGCATTCAGCGCTAATCTTCATGTTGCTTAGATTCAGCTGGGCTGTAGTGTGTTGATGGTTCATAAAAAACATTCTAAAATAGGAGCTGCATGCAGCAAGGACTGCTTTATGtgcttggaaataaatatcATCGATAGCAATGCAGCAGTCACACAAAAAGCCCCACTCTCTTTGGTTGTTTAGCTGCTGAAGGACGTAGTTGCTGTGGCTGGTTCTTGCCATCTTGTACTTCAATTACAGCCCTGCAAAAAGCAGATGACATCTGTTAGAACTGTAAGCACAGAAAGTGGAATACATTTAAGTGTAGAGAGGAACCGCCGTCTTTTTCCTCTCTAGATCTCTTCCTATTCTCACACTGTTTGTGGTACGATTTCCCGTCTGGACATCTTTGCTGGCAACTACTGTTGATGCCAGTGAAAACATCCATAATCCCATGTTCTCACCACTAGACTTACAAGACCAGTAAACTAATAAACATAGCAACCACAACATCAGTTACAGCAACACTGCTCGAATATAAATTAGCAAATATATCTCAAAGTCCTACAGCCAAGATTTTTCAGATAGGAATTCTGGATGCAGAACTTCAAAAGCTTCACAGGGCAAACTTCTGCAAGACAGCCCCGGGACAGCAGCTCTACAAGGTGAGCTGACTGTAAGAAACCACCACTGAGTTTCAGCTTGCCTTTTTCACCTGCCAGACCAAAGGACCTATGATGCAACAAATTACTGGCAACAAGGCTGGGCTCAAACTGGTCTTTCCCTCCCCACTaaaggaaattcagaagagACATCGGTGAAGTATCCACACAGGCTACATCTACACGCTGTTTGCTCTTTATGGCACCTGGGGAATCTTCTCAAGCTTATCTGCAAGACACCTGGCAAACCAGGAGCTGTGGAACTCAGGTGCATTCTCAGAAGCACGGGGCACAGCGTGTCCCACACAAGCCTGCTGCAGATGGTCACCAAGCTCGCTATGCAACACGGGCAGCACAGAAGCAGGAAGTGTTGCACACCATGCCTCCAGCTCCTCTTAAAACCActctttcatttaataaaagcaaaacacttaGATTGGAGACTggaccaaaaaagaaaaactaatgaAGAACTAAAGGCCAGCACGTCAAAGATGGCAGCATTGACAGAAGAAGCCTCAGTGAGGAACTGCAAACACCTGAAGCAAAGTGCTGGAAGGTGTTACACATGAAAGGACTAACTTGTGCTGaacaggaaggaggaagaaaatgtgcTACTTTATGTTaagaaaaacatccagaaaaAATACACTGTATACAGGAGGCGTCCATTCAATTTACAGAAGATAAATTGCAACCAAGTAAAGCTATTCTGCTCGCTTTGGAAAACCTTTATTGACACACAATGTGTGCTAAATAAACAGGAAGCAGGACAGAGTGgtttgagaaaacaaacaacaaaaaaaaagggtaaaGAATGcccaaactgaaaagaaagaccTAAAGCAGTAAGGAGCATTCTTCACACTTTGAAAGGTTACTGCAAGCAATAGGAACAACAGTAAGAGATTTGTACACATAAGATACAGGCTAGCAAACAGCACGTATAAACTGCATTTTATGTCTCCAGGAAATGCACAGGTTGATTTGTCACTTTCTTTCAACTGGccaaaatttaaacaaaatatacacaaaaatGCTTCACCTCCCTGCCAGCTCACACCTAGCTCCTAGAgactggaaaatgagaaatcGTATTCCACAATAAGCACTGAATTCACAAATCAGAGGTGTTGTCTGGGCTGTTAAGTCGCAGACCTAACATTAGTCACTGTTCTCCTTCATTCCACAAATGACTGTCATGGAAAAACATGCATTCAAGCCCTTTAGATGAGGAAATGCTCATCATCGCCCAGCAGTATTCCCTACTGCCAACACTACAGCCATTCATAAGGACCACTATCAACAGAAGACCTTATGTGGCAGTGTGGATCTTGAGATTTGGATTTATATTGATGGTTACCACCTGGGTGACAGCTGTACAGCTGTTCCTCTCCACCCAACTTTTTTCTACAGCCCCAGAACTCCAGGTAAGCACATCACAATTCTCTGTCCAGTTTTGCTCAGGGATGTCCattgcagaaatgcagcttgTTACATAAAATCTACTCAATGGCTTTCTGATTAACTTACAAAAGGGTGactacaaaaacagaagaatctcTGAAACAGCTTTGTGtgttttctacagaaatttGACAACTATCTTAATTTCTGGGTAACTTCAGATGTTTCTTAGAAAAATAACAAGCTTTTCAACATCAAGTAATACCTAAAGGGCACTTCATATTCTTCCAAGTGCTAAGGTGCTTTGTATTTCAGGTAATTAATCAGATACTTGAATGCAATTCAGTATAGTTCATCAAGAATTAAGACCAGCAACTGCATAATTACAAAAAACTGATTTCAACCTCCACACTCAAAGACTGAAAATCAACAAGAAACTGGAGAAGACTCAGTCTAAGATGCCATTGGCTTCTCAGTGTGAACTTCCATCAGGACAAGAAAAGTCTTAGGACTGCTAGAGGAAGAAATCAGGACAGCTTATGTTAACCTTCTTGTCCTCACAAAGCAACAAGCttacactttcatttttattttctgcatactGAAAGTATTCTATCATGCCTTCCAATGCAAAACAGCAATGCAAGGTCACAAATATCTGCACACACCTGCAAAGGGGCATTCCAAAATTGTGGGAAAGATCTGGCAGTCACTGCAGTGAGGTGCACAAACACACTTTCTCCAAGTTTCCTTCTTCTTTGAAAGAAGTGAAACTTATTTCCTCTTATGACAGAAAAACTCTTTCAGCACTTGAGCCCTGATATGCAAAAATAACCCACCTTTCTCCTACTGCTCTTTGTAAAGAACCAGCCCGAGCATGAGTGAGCTTGGTCAGGCCAGCAAGGTGTTCAGATGTGTACACAGCCTCCATCACAGTAGTACTACAAGCAGGTATTAAAATAGAGAGCGTTTGAAGTTATCTATGTTAATGAAAGTTCTGGCAGCCTTCCTCTGTATGCTGTATTAACCTGCCATGTGTAACCATATATTTACAGCTGCCAACACTTCCCACTACAAGCGCCTGCGTTGGTCTATTTAAAACACTGACAAACTTCAACCAGCAAAGGCAAAAGTTTCCTTGTGAATTACGTGCTTcagacttgcttttttttttccagaaaaaaagatcagttaAAGCAGTTTCAAAAATGAGGTcaagaaaaagcttttgtaCATCTAAAttactgttctttctttaaaattcaaagAACTTTCTCTTGCAAAATCTTTGGAGAgacacatcacagaatcacagggatTGGAAGAAAGCTCAAGAGATCAATGAGTCCAACcctgctgctaaagcaggtaccctacaataagtcacacaggtaggtgtccagccacatcttgaatatctccataggagactccacaacctctctgggcaacctattccagtactctgtcacccttactgtaaagctCTCCCACACATTAGAACAGAACTTTCTACATTCAAGTTTGGGGAAATTACTCCTTGCCCTGCCCTcgcaccaccaagaagagcctggcctcacccacttgcctcccacctcccttgatgtataaacattaatcagatatAAATGTTAATCAGACTTCATATGGGAGAAAGAGGCATGTGTTAGAGATGTTCTTGGTCACCACACAAAAAGCTGCCTGAATTTGACCAAGCTTAAACagaaggaggggaagaaggtAGAAATTATAGATGTGTTTACACTTCAGACTGCTGTGTGTTACTAAAGTCTCAGATCATAGCCTTGCTGAGAATAAATTCACCCTCATGCGGCTCCTTTGTGTACAGGGGCCTGTCCAAGCCATCCCATCCAGCATGAAAACCCTTCTGGCTGCTGCG is a genomic window containing:
- the ZBTB1 gene encoding zinc finger and BTB domain-containing protein 1 isoform X2; this encodes MARTSHSNYVLQQLNNQREWGFLCDCCIAIDDIYFQAHKAVLAACSSYFRMFFMNHQHTTAQLNLSNMKISAECFDLILQFMYLGKIMTAPANFEQFKVAMNYLQLYNVPECLEDIQDTDSSSLKCSSSASSTQNSKMIFGVRMYEDTLARNGSETNRWGMEPPSSTVNTSHNKEPDEEALQLSSFPEQLFDVCKKSTTSKYSHTKERVSHSRRFGRSFTCDSCGFSFSCEKLLDEHVLSCTNRHSYQSARYYGAEKIDFNEKDSASKIISTQTEKYKGDSSQVVDESSSPVSNITSRKSSTVASETSGEEGSRASERKRIVIKMEPEDSPADELKDYNIIKVTDKDCNESSDNDDLDDEQEEPLYRYYVEEEMREKRNARKTLKPRLSMDEDERRCLKSPRHLNRKAPSVQEDVENAPCELCGLTITEEDLSSHYLSKHIENICACGKCGQILVKGKQLQDHAQTCGEPQDLTMNGIRNSEEKMDLEENPEEQSEIRDMMFADMLEDFRDSHFQMNSLQKKQLYKHSACPFRCPNCGQRFETENLVVEHMSNCLEQDLFKNSMMEENERDHRRKHFCNLCGKGFYQRCHLREHYTVHTKEKQFVCQTCGKQFLRERQLRLHNDMHKGMASSEIGTSKLLNN
- the ZBTB1 gene encoding zinc finger and BTB domain-containing protein 1 isoform X1 encodes the protein MARTSHSNYVLQQLNNQREWGFLCDCCIAIDDIYFQAHKAVLAACSSYFRMFFMNHQHTTAQLNLSNMKISAECFDLILQFMYLGKIMTAPANFEQFKVAMNYLQLYNVPECLEDIQDTDSSSLKCSSSASSTQNSKMIFGVRMYEDTLARNGSETNRWGMEPPSSTVNTSHNKEPDEEALQLSSFPEQLFDVCKKSTTSKYSHTKERVSHSRRFGRSFTCDSCGFSFSCEKLLDEHVLSCTNRHSYQSARYYGAEKIDFNEKDSASKIISTQTEKYKGDSSQVVDESSSPVSNITSRKSSTVASETSGEEGSRASERKRIVIKMEPEDSPADELKDYNIIKVTDKDCNESSDNDDLDDEQEEPLYRYYVEEEMREKRNARKTLKPRLSMDEDERRCLKSPRHLNRKAPSVQEDVENAPCELCGLTITEEDLSSHYLSKHIENICACGKCGQILVKGKQLQDHAQTCGEPQDLTMNGIRNSEEKMDLEENPEEQSEIRDMMFADMLEDFRDSHFQMNSLQKKQLYKHSACPFRCPNCGQRFETENLVVEHMSNCLEQDLFKNSMMEENERDHRRKHFCNLCGKGFYQRCHLREHYTVHTKEKQFVCQTCGKQFLRERQLRLHNDMHKGMARYVCSICDQGNFRKHDHVRHMISHLSAGETICQVCFQIFPNNEQLEQHMDVHLYTCGVCGAKFNLRKDMRSHYNAKHLKRT
- the ZBTB1 gene encoding zinc finger and BTB domain-containing protein 1 isoform X3, which gives rise to MARTSHSNYVLQQLNNQREWGFLCDCCIAIDDIYFQAHKAVLAACSSYFRMFFMNHQHTTAQLNLSNMKISAECFDLILQFMYLGKIMTAPANFEQFKVAMNYLQLYNVPECLEDIQDTDSSSLKCSSSASSTQNSKMIFGVRMYEDTLARNGSETNRWGMEPPSSTVNTSHNKEPDEEALQLSSFPEQLFDVCKKSTTSKYSHTKERVSHSRRFGRSFTCDSCGFSFSCEKLLDEHVLSCTNRHSYQSARYYGAEKIDFNEKDSASKIISTQTEKYKGDSSQVVDESSSPVSNITSRKSSTVASETSGEEGSRASERKRIVIKMEPEDSPADELKDYNIIKVTDKDCNESSDNDDLDDEQEEPLYRYYVEEEMREKRNARKTLKPRLSMDEDERRCLKSPRHLNRKAPSVQEDVENAPCELCGLTITEEDLSSHYLSKHIENICACGKCGQILVKGKQLQDHAQTCGEPQDLTMNGIRNSEEKMDLEENPEEQSEIRDMMFADMLEDFRDSHFQMNSLQKKQLYKHSACPFRCPNCGQRFETENLVVEHMSNCLEQDLFKNSMMEENERDHRLVK